GGCATGTCGTTGTTCGCCATGAGCGGGTTCCTCGTGATGCGTGTCGCCGGAGGCGACGGGGAGAACAGGGATGAGGGGTGCTGACGGTGGCCGGTTCGTCTGGCCCGCGGAGTCGGGGCGGGCGAAACGGGCCGGCTGGTGACCCGGCCACCGTCAGCGGTGGGTGTCGCCCGGTTACCGGGCGACGGCCTCTGCCGTCGCGGCCGTGTCCTGCGCGACCGGCTCGGCCGACCCGAGGCGTGCCTGCCGGTCGGCGCCGTCACGATCAGCGCCGTCACGGTCGACGCTCTCGCGCTGCGGGGCGTCGCGCTCGGCGTCCGGTGCGCGGCGTTCGACGGTGTAGGTGGTGGTGTTCGGGTCGTGCGAGATGCGGGTTGCGACGAACTGCTCGTCGGTGCGCTCCTGCCCGTCCACGTCGCGGGTGTAGTCGCGGACCTGACCCTGCGCGACGAACTCGTCGCCCTTGCTGAACCGCTCGTAGGACAGCTCCGCTGCGCTGCCGAACTGGATCAGGTCGTGGTAGCTGTTCGAGAGCCGTTTGAACTTCCCGTCGCCGAGGCGCTCGAAGTGCTTCACCCCGACCCGCGCGTAGAAGCGCGGCGTTCCGTCCTGGCCGTAGGTCAGGCGCGGGTCGTCAGAGATGAAGCCGTTCATCGCCGATGATGTCTTGATAGCCACGGGCTACCTCCTTCAACTGTCGTGGAGGCGCCACCTCTGGCTGCCTCCACGACAACAGGTGCGGGCCATGCACCCCGGCCGCCAGGGCCATGCCACCTGACGCTCAGGCGCGGAGCTGGGCTTCCACCTCGCGCCGTCCATCGGTGAGTGCCTTCGCGTCAGTGCGTTTCGTCCACGGGCGAAGGTCGGTGATGATCGGGCGGGCGGTGCGCAGCAGGATGACGCCGACGCCGAACGGCATCGTGCGCAGCACGTCCGGGGGCAGGATCGGCACCCGGCGGATGGAGCGCTGCGCGGAGCGGGAGCCTTGGTCCCCGTAGGTCACCGAGTCGGTGGTCTCGTCGCGGTCCCCGATGAGTGTGGAGAGGTCTTGCAGATCGCGGGAGTTCGAGGCCCCGCCGAGGACGATCTTCACGATCGAGGAGTCCCAGATCGCCGCCGCCGCGTTCTCTCCCCACTTCTCGCGCGCCTGTGCCAGTGACTGCAACACAGGCAGGGTCGTGATGCCGGTGCCGCCGCCCTCGGCCATGAGCGTCGGCAGGGACGGCAGTGGGGCGAGGTTTCCGATCTCATCCAACGCGAGCAGCAACGGCGGCTCGAGACGCGCGCCAGGTGAGCGGGCGGCGATCTTGCGGGCGACCTCGATGAGGTCTTCGATGAACGCGGCCACCAGCGACGCGGACGCACCGGCCCCGGCGCCGGTGGCGAGCAGATACAGGGTGCCGTGCTGGGTCAGGAACGTCTCGGGGTCGAACTCCTCACCCGGCCGTGGCGAGACGGCGTCCAGCACGCGCGGGTCGGCGAGGGCGGAGAACGACAAGGACACGCCCTGCCAGATCGAGTCGCGGGTGCGCGGGTCGGATTGCAGCATCGACTCCAGCGATTCGGCCCACCCTTCGGCTGCGTTCGGGTTCGACTGGAGGATGCGGACGGCGTCGCCGGCGGCGGTCGGGTTCAGCGCCCACTGATACACCTGTGCCGCGTCCCGGTGATCGAGCGCGGCGGCGTGCAGGAGCCCTTGAACGGCGGAAGTGGTCTTGCCCTGCCAGAAGTCCCCTCCGGACACGGACCCGAAGTTCGTCGAGCTGGACAGGCCGGCAGTGCGGATCATCGCCGTCAGCGGGTCCTCGCAGCCCGGGAATGCTGATGATTTGGTTGACTCCAGGACTGCTTGAGCTTGCGGGCTTGGGCGGGAAAGGATGGCAGTCATGCCGGTCAAATATTCGGATGAGTTCAAGCGGGACGCGGTCGCGCTCGTGGTGACCCAGGGGATGTCGCAGAAGCAAGTGTGTGCGGATCTGGGGATCTCGAAATCCGCGCTGCAGGCATGGGTCCGCGGCGCGCAGCTGCGGGATCGCGGGATCGAGCCCGCCCCAACCGGGAACGTGGACATGCAGCGTGAGCAGGCGAAGATGCTGAAACGGATCCGCGAGTTGGAGATGGAGAACGAGGTGCTCCGGCGGGCGGCGGCGTATCTGTCGCAGGCGAACCTGAAGATCGGGTCTGCTAGCCCAAAATAGTGTTCCCGCTCGTCCGTGAACTGGCCGCGACCGACGCTCCTTCCCGGGTGTCGGTCGCGGGGGCGTGCAGGGTCCTCGGCTTCTCCAAGCAGGCGTACTACCAATGGCTCGCGAAGCCCGTCAGTGACCGCGATTGGGACGAGGCGCATTTGATCAACGCGGCCCGGGATGTGTGGGACGAGGACCGGTGCCAGGGGTATCGGCTCATCTGCGACGAGCTCGTCGATGACGGGTGGCAGGTGTCGGAGCGGCGAGTGTGGCGGGTGTGTTCGCAAGAGGGCATGTTCTCGGCCGCGCATCGACGCAAGGGCAAACGCAAACACCGTCGGCCGGGTCCGGCCGTCCACGACGATCACGTGAGACGGGACTTCACTGCCCAGTCTCCGAACCAGCTCTGGCTCACGGACATCACTGAACACCGAACTGCCGAGGGGAAGCTGTATCTCTGCGCGGTCAAAGACGTGTTCAGCAACCGGATCGTCGGGTATTCCATCGACTCGAGGATGAAGGCCTGGCTGGCCGTGAACGCGCTCGAGGACGCGATCAACCGGCGCGAAAACCCGACCGGAGTGATCGTGCACTCGGACAGGGGCAGTCAGTTTCGTAGCCGACGCTTCCGGCGAGCACTGCGTCGACATCATCTGCGAGGTTCGATGGGCCGTGTCGGGGCCTGTGCCGACAATGCCGCGATGGAGAACTGGTTCAGCCTGCTGCAGAAGAACGTCCTCAACCAGCAGCACTGGGCCACCCGCGACGAACTGCGCCTCGCGATCGTGCACTGGATCGAAGCCCGCTACCACCGACGCCGCCGTCAACGCCAACTCGGGAAGTTGACCCCCATCGAATACGAAGCAATCATGAACACCACCGCCGACCTGGCGGCATAAGGAAACGAGTCAACCAAACCATCAGCATTCCCGATGGCGTCGTGGAACCCGGCGATCCTGGACATGTGGCGGACCTTGCCGGACGAGACCAGCATCCCCGCCGCCCGAACCTCGACGCCACAGGTGATCTGCACGGCGCGAGTCACCACCGCCCACGGATCATCAGCCTTCCGTGTTGAGGGGGCGAGCATGACCTCGAATGCTGCCGAGGCGATCTCCCAGGAGTCCAGCCCGTGCTTGCGGGCCAGCGGCCGGTATCGGGCCGCGGTGTATCGCATCAGCTCGGCCGCTTCACGATCACGATGCCAGGCTCCGGAGTCGGATTCATGGAGCCGGGTCAGCAGCGCACGCAGCCCTTCCGGGCTCTCGAATCCGTGGCTGGCCGAGCCAGCCGGGGCCGCAGCATCGTCGCTCTCGGCGGGTGAGGTGTGTTTGGTCACGGTGGCGCCTCCCGTGAGGGAGGTGCGCCACCAGCGCCCAAACCAGGACGCGCGCCAGCACGTCCTTACACCCGCCGCTCGTCAGCAGAGGTGCCGCTCGTCCGCGCAGTGGCCGGTGCTGTCGGCGACCGATTCGGAGTCGGAACTCACCCTGCTGCGGCTGGTCCTCCTGTCAATCGACAGGGCTGACCCGGATGAGGTTGCCATCGGGATCAGCGATGACGAACGTCCGCCCGAACACGTCGTCGTGCGGGTCCTCGACCACGGTGACATCCTTGGCCGTCCAATCGGCGTAGATCTCATCAACGGCGGCAGCAGTACCAGGAACCATGAGCCCGACCTCTGAGGTGCGCGGTGTTCCGGCCGTCGCGTTCTCTCCTCGCCCGCTCCACAACGCGAACAGGACACCCGGCGCAACCTCGAAAGGTACGTATCGGGGTGTCCGGACGACAGGCTCGATCTGGAACAGATCGCTATAGAAAGCGGCGGCGCGTTCGACGTCGGAGACGTATATCAGGAACAGGTTGGGTGCGCTCATGGCGGCTACTCCTTTGGGTCGGATCACTTCGTCTCCTAGACTGGCAACAATAGAAGACACTCCATGTCATCTTTAGGAGGAGTATTCGATGCAGCGTCCGCAGCGGCTGCTCGCCCTTCTTGTCGCGTTGCAGGCGAACCGTCAGATGACGTCCGCGGAACTCGCTGAGCAGTTCGGCGTGTCCAAGCGCACGGTCCTGCGCGACATCGAGGCACTTGCCGACGCCGATATCCCCGTCCTCGCCGAACGCGGCCGCTACGGCGGCGTCAGCCTGCTGCCCGGAGCGGAGATCGACGTCGGACGTCTCACGACAGGCGAGACAGAGGTGCTGGAACTGATCGGAGTCGACCTCGACCGCGCGAGACAGCTCGGGATCGAGGCTGCCGCGCGCAGCGCAGCGCAGAAGCTAGCCTCTCGCAGGCCCTGGCGGAGACCAGATTCCACGGGGCTGCTCCCGCTGAACCAGGTCGTCGCGATCGACAACAGCGGGTGGTTCACCCCGGACGAACCCGCAGATGTGGCAGCGCTCATTCGTGACGTACGTCTCGGCAAGCGACTGCGCATCGACTACCGCGCCAGCGGGCAACCGACCTGGCATGAACGCGACATCGATCCGTACGGCCTGTTCTCCCGTGGTGGCCGCTGGTACCTCATCGCGGATGCGTTCGAGGAGCCACGCATGTTCGCGCTCACTCGCCTACGGTCCTGGACGGTGCTCGACGAAGAACGACAGACACGCTGCGACCTCGCACTCAGCGAGATCGCTGCCAGCCTCGTAAGCGGGCTGGAGACACGCCACACCATCCGCGTCACCGCAACGCTTGAGACGAAGACAGAGGACATGGCCCGGCGCATCCTCGGCAGTCGGCTCCTGTCCGTCGAGCCGATGGATGATCCGGATCGGGTGCTGATCACCGTCGGCTATGACCAACTCGACGCCGTGCGCCAGCTTCTGCAGTTCACCGATCACATCGAAGTCACAGACCCACCAGAAGCACGGAAGCTCATCACCAACCTCGCGCGCACCATCGCCCGCCGACATCACGACGAGTAATCCGAGACTCTGACCCACGAAGCTAACCAGACGACAGACCATGACGACAGACCATGCACGTATGCCACGGCGGGGCCGTGGTGCGCACCTCCCTCATGAGACGACTCATGAGGGAGGCCCAGATGAAGGGCGGGGTGATCCTGTTTCACGGCAGCGGGGCCGCCGCACGCCGGTACGTCGAGGCCGACCGCTCTCGCGCCGACGAGTACTACCTGGGCGCTGACGACGCCGTAGCCGAGTACGCGGTACTCAACGGCAGAGGCGAGGTCACTGCCGTCCGTTTCCTGTCGGCTGTCGAGTACGAGGGATGGGTGGACTGGATCAACCCAGAAACGGGCGAGTCGATGGGCACCCCGCGCGCGGCCGCCGAAGGTACGAAGGGGTCGCCGTTGTTCGCGGACATGACGATCAACGCACCCAAGTCCCTGTCGGTCGCTGCTGCCCTGCACCCCGAGGTTTCCGAAGCACTCGACGCCGCTCAACACGACGCGCTGGCGGAGATTCGGCGGTGGCTCGGTCAGCACTCGGTGACCAGGGTGGGGCCGCGTGACGCGCGGGAGGTCGTGCCTATCGAGCACATGCAGGTCGTCGGTATCCGGCATAAGACCTCGCGGGCGGGTGATCCGCACCGGCATATTCACATGCAGATCGGCACGAGGGTGTGGGCGGCTGGGAAGTGGCGGGCGCTGGATACGGCGGCGCTGTTCAAGTAGCAGGGTGCGATCCGTGCGATGGGTACGGCGGTGATCGCCGCGCACCCGCAGCTCGCACAGACCCTCGCCAAGCACGGTCTCACCCTCGATCCGGCCAGCGGCGAGGTGACCGAGTTGGAGCCGTTCAACGGGGTCATGTCGAAGCGGTCAGCGCAGATCAAGAAGAACCTGGAACGTCTCGAAGCCGAGTGGGAGCAGGCGCATCCGGGTGAGGAGCTTGGCCCGGTGATGACGGCACGGTTACAGGGAATCGCCTGGACTCATCAGCGACCCGAGAAGAAGCCCGCCGACCTCAAGAACGATCAATGGTGGGTGCAGGAACTCCGCGAGGCCGGATACGACCCTGCAACCTCTGAGCACCGCGCCGTACAACCGGCGGTCAGCCTGGATGACCTGGCCGTGCAGGAGGTTGCATCGCGGGCGCTGGACCGCAGCGCAGCGAGCGCATCGACGTGGACACGGCACACCATCCAGGAGCACGTCACCCGGATCACCACCGAGGAAGGCGTGCAGGCGACGCCCGGCGAGTTGCGGGAGTTCATCAACTTGGCGACCGAGCTTGCCGCCTCGGATTGCTTCTCCGTCCTGCCGCCAGACGCGGCGACACCGGAGCACGTCGCGCACCTGACCAGCCTCAGCGTGGTCGCTGCCGAGACCGCGCTACGCGACCAGCTCACCGCCGCGACACCGGAGCGGGAGCCGGAGCACCCCGACGTGACCAAAGTTGCACAAGCCGCCCGGCTGGACGCGGGGCAGACGGTCGCGGCTGCGGCGGTTGCCTCGACCGATCCGCTCGTGATCGTCGAAGGCGCGGCGGGCAGCGGCAAGACCACGATGTTACGCACCGCGATCACCATCGCCGCCGAACACGGCAGGCCGTCGCGAGTGGTAGCACCGACATTGCGAGCCGCGCAAGTCTCGCACAAAGAACTTGGGGTGCCAGCGACGAGCGTTGCGGCGCTCGTCCACGCACACGGCTGGCGGTGGAACAGCGACGGCGTATGGACGCGCCTCAGCCCTGGTGACATCGACCCCGAGAATGGGCGCACCTACACCGACCCAGCCGAGGGAGCGCGGCTCGCGAGAGGCATGCGCGTGATCGTGGACGAGACCGGGATGCTCGACCAAGACACCGCCCACGCACTCCTCACCATCACTGCCGAGGCTGGGGCGAGCGTCGCGCTGGTCGGCGACCGCGCCCAGCTCCCCGCAATCGGCCGTGGCGGGGTGCTCGACATGGCCGCGCAGATTCGCGGACGCACCTACGACATGACCGAACTTCACCGCTTCCGTGATGCTGAGTACGCGGCGCTCACGCTGACGATGCGCGACCGGGAGGGCCCCGGGGAGGTCTTTGACCGGCTCGGCGCGCTGGGGCTCGTCACCGTGCACGCCGACGATGAGCAGGTCCGCGAGCACATCGCTGCGCATCCGCGCAATGGTGAGGCGATCACCGTCGCCACCAACGAAGAGGCGGCGGCGTTGAACGAGCGCGTCCGCACCGGCCGGATCGAGCGAGGTGAGGTCGATGACGCGGTGACGGCGACTGGCAGCGACGGCTTGCCCATCGGTCGGGGTGATGTGATCCAGACCCGGCGAAACGACACCACGCTCGGGGTCGCGAACCGGCAGCAGTGGATCGTGCAGCATGTCATCGATGACGGCACCGTCTACGCGCGCGAAGCCGCCAGTGGTTGCAAGAACCGCCGCACCGTCACCCTGCCCGCCGAGTACGTGGCAGAGCATGCGCACCTGTCCTATGCGGCGACCGCGTACGGCGTCCAAGGCGCAACCGTCGACGCCTCGCACACGGCGCTGACCGAGGCGACGAGCGCGGCAGGTGTTTACGTCGGGATGACGAGAGGCCGGGAGACCAACCGGCTGCATGTCGTCGCTGAGAGCATGGCGGACGCGCGAGCGCAGTTCATCGAGGCGATGCAACGCGACCCCGCAGACCGGGGCCTCGATCACGCCACCGCTCAGGCAGTCGAGGCCGTTCGCGGCATTGTCAGGGAAGGTCCTGTCAGGCTCGTCACCGGCGAACTCGCTCGGCTTGACCAGGAGGCCGAACGCGCCCAGCGGCAGACGGAACGGTGGGAGCAGATCGCCACACGCCTCGATACCCAACGCGCTGCGCACCGAACCGAGGACGACGAAACCGCGACCGTACTCCGCAAGGTCGAGCACGAGGCCGGGCGGGTGCGTGCCGAGGTCGCGGGGCCGCTCACCGTGCAGGCCAAGACCGACGGCGCGGCCTACCTCGCGACCATGCAGACCGAGGCGGACGCAAGTGCCCGGCTCGCCACGGCAGGGAGGTTCGGCAGGCGTAGAGCGCGGGCCGAGCACCAGGCCGCGACCGCACAGGCTGGCGCGGCTCGGGCGAGCTTGCGCGCAACATGGGGTGAGCTGCCCTGCACCCCTGAATCGCTCTCTGCATGGGCGGCGCAGGCAGCGGCACGCCGAGCCGAGAGCGACCCCCGCGTGACCGAGGCCGACCATGCCGTCGAAACTGCGCACGCCGGACAAGAAGCGACGCAGCGGCGGCACAACCGGGAACGCCTGGCATTGCTGGTCAGCGAGCTCGGAGCCGACGAGGCGCGTCGCGACCAGTTCGGGATGCGCACCATCAACCCGAACCGCACCGCCCAGGATGCCCGCGCGAGAGCAGCCGTGGCCCGTGCCGAAGCCGACGAACTCCGCAGTCTCCCTGCCAACGATGCCGCACGGCGCATCGAGGCCAAGCGCGCCGAGCAGGAACAGATACGACAGCGGGCAGCGCAGCGGGCACGGCAACTCGACCCGCTCGACCGCGGTCCGCGCCGCCATGATCTGGGCCGCGACGGGCCAGGACGCGGCCTGTGACACGGGCCACGGTGGTTGACCCCAGATCACGCAGGAGCATGTGCCTTATACGCGCATCGGCGACACCACGATTTCGAAACCTGGCCACTGTCTGAACGCGGTCTCGGGCTTGTTGACTCGGTGAGTAAGCGAGGCGCTGCCGTCCGAGATGCGGCGGTCACTGGTGCACCAGGCGGCAGCGCTGGTGTCGGGGTTCAGTCAGTCGCTCTGGTGCAAGCTGCATGTAACTGAGTATCATGGTTACATGCGTTTCGATCCACCAACCGGACAGTGGTTCATCGCCCACGACGGGCAACGCTGGTGGTTCGATTCGGGCTCGATCGCGTTCGACTTCGCCTACACCGGCGGCTTCCCCGGCCCGCCTGAGTGGGAGTTCTGGCATGGGCCGGAGGACGCCGCCAGCTGGTGGCGTGAACGGTTCGGAGTCGATGTTCCGGTGAGCGCGGCTGACTACGCGCGGGCACGCGAGCTACGCCAACGGATCGCACAGTCCGTGATCGCGGTATCCCACGGTCAACAGCTTCCGGTCGCGGCGGCTACCGTCATCGATGCGTGGGCAGCGCTTCCCGATGTGCCCCCTCAGTTGATGGCGGAGCCACCGGTCACCGTCGAACGCCTACTGGCCGCCATCGGACGAGCCGCTGTCGCCGCGCTGAGCCAGACCGACCGCGTGCGCATCTGCGGTGCCAGCGACTGCGCGGTCATGTACCTGGACACATCACGTTCGGGCAATCGTGCCTGGTGCTCAATGCAGCGGTGCGGCAACCGACACAAAGTGCGAGCGCTGCGCGCACGCCGCGCGACATCCGGCAGAACCAACGATCCAGCACACCGTTCAGAACAGGAGAACGACTCATGACTCTCACGCACATCAACCCCGCGGCTCTGCACAAGAACCCCGCCTTCTCTCAAGGCGTCCTGGTGACGGGCGGTGCGCTGCTCGTCGTCGGCGGCCAGCACGGCACCGACGAGAAGGGCGAACTCGTCTCCGCCGACCTCGGTGAACAGACCAAGCAAGCACTACGGAACGTCCTCACGGTGCTCGCCGAAGTGGGGGCCGACGCGAGCCACGTCGCGCGGCTCGGGGTCTATCTCGCAGCCGGGGCCGACGCCGGAGCTGGATACACCTCGGCGTTCGAGGTGTGGGGCGCGAATCCCGCCGCCGTGACGGTGCTGACCGTCCCCTCGTTTGCGCGTCCCGGCGTTCTCGTGGAAATCGAAGCGCTGGCCGCAGTGCCGGAGAACGCATCATGACGCCGCGACGACCGACTCAGCAGATGCCGGACGACGTTGCGGAACTCGTTGCCCAGCACGGGGTGCGCAGCGCGTACGACGAGCGTCCTGCCTACCAACGCAACGACTACCTCGCATGGATCGACCGCGCGAAGCGACCCGAGACACGCAGCAAACGGATCAATCAGATGCTGAGCGAACTCGAAGAAGGCGGCGTCTACATGAGGATGCGACACCGGCCATCCGAACGATGAACACGCGGTACCTGTACAGGACGGCCAGAGCTCAACCCGCTCGCCGCTCGCCGCACGCCGCACGATCACAATGATGCACGACAAACGACATCACCCGCGGTCGGGGTCATACAGCCCGAGCCACCGGTAGATTGTGGAACCGCGCACACGCGCACGATCACAGGTGAGTGCGTTTGGGGAACCTCGGCTACGCGGTCACCGCACATCGCGCGCAGGGCTCCACCGTCGACACCGCGCACGCGATCGTCCACTCCTCCTCGATGACACGAGAGACCTTCTACGTCTCGATGACCCGAGGTCGTGAATCGAACATCGCCTACGTCGCCACCGACGAAGCGCACCTCGAACGCCACCAGCAGACCGAGACAGAGGTCACCGCCAGAACGGTCCTCTATGGCGTGCTCCAGCACGAGGGAGCGGAGAAGTCCACCCACGAGACCATCAGCGCAGAGCAGCACGCCTGGACCTCGATCCGGCATCTGGCCGATCAGTACGAGACGATCGCCCAAGAAGCCCAAGCTGAGCGTGTCACCGATCTCCTGACCCGTGCCGGCCTGGACCGCGCGCAACTCGACGAGGTGATTGCCTCAGAGAGCTTCGGATCACTCATTGCAGAACTACGCCGAGCTGAGGCCAACGGTCATCCTTCAGATCAGCTCATCTCGCGCGCGGTCGTGGCAGGTGGCCTCGATCAGGAGCCAGAATTGGCGACTGCGCTCCGAAACCGCGTCAGCCGCTTGGCCGATGCGCGCTCCGGAGGAACCCGACGTCGGGGACGAAAGCGCCTTGTCGCCGGACTGATTCCTGAAGCCACCGGTCCCATGCCCGCCGACATGGGGCGCGCGCTGACAGAGTTGAAGGAAGCGATCGAAGCCCGAGCTCGCGCTCTCGTGGCCACGGCAATTGCAGAAGACCAGCCTTGGACCCGCGCACTCGGGTCTCAACCGCCCGCGTCTAGGAGGCAAGAGGCGTGGCGAGCCGTGGCCGCGATGATCGCGGCATACCGAGACCGCTATGGCGTCACAGGACCACATCCTCTCGGGAACATGCCAGTTGCTCATCTTCAACGCCTCGACCGTGAACGAGCGGTCGTCGCTCTCCGCGACCTCCAGAACTCGTCTAGCGCCTACACAACGAGTGCATCAACCGCCAGCCGCGACGTCATCGATCTGTAGCCGAGCAGTGGTCGCCCTGCATCGCCGCGCAGGCGAGTCCGCGGTTTGGATCGGCTCACGGTGATTGGGTTCGCGACGGAGCGGGGCACACTTCACGACGCACGCGCTTCTGCGGCAGGGACCCGGGGTGCCTTCCGTCGCGTGGGGGCGGTGGCCCCTACGATGGGAGCATGGCGGGCAGACACTTGAAGGAGATCTTCAAAGCGTTCCAGACGCGCGATGAGTTGACCTTCCGTCGTGTGGCCATGGAGATCATCGACGAAGAGGAAGCCAAGCATCACAACGCCCTGGCCCGGGATCTCAAGAGACTTCTGGTGGCTGGAGGAGCGCCACTCGACACCGGCTCCACCATCATCGTTCCGGCACCGCCGAAAGATCGCGAAGGTGACTGGGACCTCGGCGAGGTCACGGAGCCGACCCGCCTGCTCGACGATCTTATTCTTGACCCTCGACTCGTCGGGACCCTTGATAGCCTCGTCGAAGAAGTCCGTCAGTGGTCGACACTTGACGCAGCTGGCATACCTCGGCGGCAAAGGCTGCTCTTGGAAGGTCCTCCAGGCTGCGGGAAGACGACCGCAGCCGAAGCGCTTGCCACCGAACTAGGTCGGCCGTTCCTACTTGTCCGCCTCGATGCTGTCGTGTCCTCCTACTTGGGCGAGACAGCCAGCAACCTCCGCCGGATCCTCGATTACGCCGACCAGGCACCGTTCGTTGTGCTCTTCGACGAATTCGACGCCCTCGGCCGCTCGCGAGACGACCAAGCGGAGCACGGTGAGATGAAGCGAGTTGTCACAGCGTTCCTCCAGATGACGGACCGGTACCGCGGTCCCAGCTTGCTACTGGCCGCGACCAACCACTCTGAGTTGCTTGACCAGGCTCTATGGCGACGCTTCGATGAGGTCTTGACCTTTCGAAAGCCGAACGTGCACGAGTTGCGCAGGCTGTTGCGGCTTAGGTTGCGTCATGTTTCACATCATGGGCTCAACATCGACCTCATCGCGAGCAAACTCAAGGGACTTCCTCACGCGGCGGCGGAGAAGCTGGTCGTAGACGCCAGGCGTCAGGCGATTCTGCGCGGATCGCACACGGTAGAGGCAGTGGACATCAACGCGGTGTTGTTGGGTGTTACTGGTCGGCCTTGGTGAGTGCCAAACATGCCCCAGCACCTTCTTCTACCAAACCCACGACCGCTTCCCTCCCGTCGCGCAAGTGGTGCGGGAGGAGGTGGGCCGCAGCGCCAACGCGGAGAGCATGGCCGGCACCTGCAGGAGCAACTGCTACAGACAACGCGTCTGCCGCGACGTCTTGACCAGGGTGTCGATCCGCGGCTCGTATTCAAGATCAATGCTCGTTCTCGTCCGACGGAAACTTCGTTCGAGGGGCGCGGTCTGCACGTGCTTGGCGAGAGCGTGGACTACACATACTTTGTGCTCGCCGATGATTCTGGATCAGCGCTCTCTCAGGCGATCGATCGGTATGTTCGGACGGGTGAACTTCGCTCATTCTTCGACCTGATAGATGACATTGAGCCTTACGGTTCTGAAGATCGACGAGGTCCGGGACTCGCCGACATCGGCGATGGCTTTGCGGGAGAGCAGGTTCTCGATGTCAGCGTATGGGCCGCAGGAACACTCGATGAAGCGCGAGCACGAGTCCAGATAATCGAAGCTGTGCTCGCCGCTACGAGTGGACGAATACTGCTGCGATCGGTGAGTTCACGGCGCAGCTATCTCCGGGTCTCGGTGACGTCTGACGGCATGCGAGATCTACTGGAGACTAGTGTGGTCGAGACGGTGCGCACGCCACCCGTGCCGTATCTGGACTTCCGCGACTGGCGAGACCTTGGGGTGGGAGATATCCGCCGTGCCGAGACGTCAGGTGCCGTCGTCGGAGTACTAGATGACTCGCCTGAGTCCGCACACCCGCTTCTCAATGGTCTCGTGCTTTCAGACGACTCTCTAGCGCCGCCGGACTATCAATGGCAACAACGCGGAAGCCACGGGTCCGAGGTGATTGGTCGCGTCCTGTACCCGCGTCTGCACGAGGAACTTCGTGACTTGACGGCTTTGACGGCCGTGGGCGCTGTTCGCGTCGTTAGAGTCCTTGAGCCTGACCCTCAGCGTGGCGGCGATGCGACTCGCTTCCCGACGTATGCGCTGCCTCACGAGGTGGTTGCCCAGGGTATCCGCCACCTTCACGACACCTACGGCGTCAAGATTTTCAACATGTCGGTCGGATATTCCGAACCGTATAGCGATCTGCATGTCGGACCGCTTACCGAGACTCTTGACGATCTCATTCGTGAACTAGACATCGTCATCGTCGTACCCACCGGCAATGCCGGGATCACGCTGGATGCTCGCACTGTGAGCGGCCATCACATCATCGACGACAAGCCCGACTACTTCTTCACCCCAGAGCACCGAATCGCGGAGCCAGCACCAGCAGCTCTCGCTGTCACAGT
This window of the Microbacterium sp. AB genome carries:
- a CDS encoding S8 family serine peptidase; translated protein: MLADDSGSALSQAIDRYVRTGELRSFFDLIDDIEPYGSEDRRGPGLADIGDGFAGEQVLDVSVWAAGTLDEARARVQIIEAVLAATSGRILLRSVSSRRSYLRVSVTSDGMRDLLETSVVETVRTPPVPYLDFRDWRDLGVGDIRRAETSGAVVGVLDDSPESAHPLLNGLVLSDDSLAPPDYQWQQRGSHGSEVIGRVLYPRLHEELRDLTALTAVGAVRVVRVLEPDPQRGGDATRFPTYALPHEVVAQGIRHLHDTYGVKIFNMSVGYSEPYSDLHVGPLTETLDDLIRELDIVIVVPTGNAGITLDARTVSGHHIIDDKPDYFFTPEHRIAEPAPAALAVTVGSIALSGAAAELGRIGSRAVAEAEEASPFSRSGPGLGTAQKRLNKPELTHYGGNIVVNDSGHAVRNDLGASLVSTSYRAGDGRLFAVVNGTSFAAPAVARVAADISYEYPDASANLIRALLASSAAHPVPAAVLPELHNRSKIYGYGKPRRERAIASDQNRVTMTYEGTMSTDTVQIHPFPVPELFRRGSGGERAITVALAFDPPVRRQRREYLAGAMKIDVYRDIDPDELAEILKKQDPDDPNEPIKGRQRLNLEPGSNSFTNSTLHVRRWSAKNSFVNDDETFFVVVTHKAQTWARDDPQYKQQRYALAVTLEDQHLVQADLYQLLTQQVQVPARVRLRA